In Thermococcus thioreducens, a genomic segment contains:
- the iorB gene encoding indolepyruvate ferredoxin oxidoreductase subunit beta produces MNVIYCGVGGQGIVLMSNIVGEACARKGIHVVSGELHGLSQRSGSVIVHQRIGEGISPLIPYGEADVILALEPMEALRYIYFLKPGGTVITNTRLIHHPYETEGFVKGRIDKYVTYDEIVGKIRESGAELYEIDALKLAEEAGTALAQNVVLVGALSALPGFPIDRETMLEAVKASVPERAVEANIRAFGLGYDAMKRSL; encoded by the coding sequence ATGAACGTCATCTACTGCGGCGTCGGCGGACAGGGCATAGTGCTGATGTCCAACATAGTGGGGGAGGCCTGTGCCCGGAAGGGGATTCACGTCGTCAGCGGCGAGCTACACGGTCTCTCCCAGAGGAGCGGTTCGGTGATAGTCCACCAGCGCATAGGTGAGGGCATATCACCCCTCATACCCTACGGCGAGGCGGACGTTATCTTAGCCCTTGAGCCGATGGAGGCGCTTAGGTACATCTACTTCCTCAAACCCGGAGGAACGGTCATAACGAACACGCGCCTCATCCACCACCCATACGAGACTGAAGGATTCGTGAAGGGCAGGATTGACAAGTACGTCACCTACGACGAGATAGTCGGCAAGATAAGGGAATCGGGGGCGGAGCTCTATGAGATAGACGCCCTCAAGCTCGCCGAAGAGGCCGGCACTGCCTTAGCCCAGAACGTTGTCCTCGTCGGTGCCCTCAGCGCCCTTCCCGGGTTCCCGATAGACAGGGAAACCATGCTCGAAGCAGTTAAGGCCAGCGTGCCCGAGAGGGCCGTTGAGGCAAACATAAGGGCATTTGGACTGGGTTATGATGCCATGAAAAGGTCTTTATGA
- a CDS encoding thiamine pyrophosphate-dependent enzyme, giving the protein MSLKEVLKEEPHVGYMLANEAIVRAALEADVKVTAFYPGSPQTEILDTFDRASRYRDDIVVEIAANEKVALETVAGASFVGLRGFTSMKSVGGNVASDTLYSLAYTGVKAGLVVVIADDPYAHSSQSEQDGRWFGYTAYLPMLEPANPQEAYDLVRKAFEISERYGSPVLVRTTTRVNHQSGLVNVRKLERKPFERLSWKENRRGYATVGSLARKFKAELLKKVEKMKDDPELLALNRVEFFDGKELRKAKPEEVNGIGIITSGVPYSYVLESLEKLGGEAYILKLGVLNPLPEKLIGDFVEGLDKVIVVEELSPYIEGFVREIAKDRNPGLEIIGKKSGHFLEMLEYNVPIVIKVLAEVLGKNLPFDYEGHFRKMWELAKFAPPRMPTFCAGCPHRATFWTLRRAMGRIENYYLANDIGCYSMLALEHIGWTDSLLAMGASLGIAHGVQHSAEERVVAVVGDSTFFHAALPGIVNAIRNNSKMTLIILDNAVTAMTGQQAHPGSPKKVNQYEKRLDIEAVLRGLGIEKIVVVDSFQARKNIGKFREALKYDGLSVIISRGECALYHFREYRRAGGKIVPYFVDKDACERAYNCIRDFGCPAIVIDENDKKAKILPEVCVGCGVCAQLCPHNAIHSTAVLYGGEDKPYVTVEDYRELEKLIGREGE; this is encoded by the coding sequence ATGTCCTTGAAGGAAGTTCTGAAAGAGGAGCCCCACGTGGGCTACATGCTGGCCAACGAAGCGATCGTCAGGGCCGCGCTGGAGGCGGACGTCAAGGTAACGGCCTTCTACCCCGGTTCCCCCCAGACCGAGATTCTGGACACCTTTGACAGGGCCTCCCGCTACCGCGACGACATCGTGGTCGAGATAGCCGCGAACGAAAAGGTCGCCCTAGAGACCGTCGCAGGAGCGTCTTTCGTCGGTCTGAGGGGCTTCACCTCGATGAAGAGCGTCGGCGGAAACGTTGCCTCCGATACGCTCTACTCCCTTGCCTACACCGGCGTGAAAGCCGGCTTGGTGGTGGTCATAGCGGACGACCCCTACGCACACTCCTCCCAGTCGGAGCAAGACGGCAGGTGGTTCGGCTACACCGCTTACCTGCCAATGCTTGAGCCGGCAAATCCGCAGGAGGCCTATGATCTCGTCAGGAAGGCCTTCGAGATAAGCGAGAGGTACGGGAGCCCGGTTCTCGTCAGGACGACAACGAGGGTGAACCACCAGAGCGGCCTGGTGAATGTCAGGAAGCTTGAGAGGAAGCCCTTTGAAAGACTCTCCTGGAAGGAGAACCGGAGGGGCTACGCGACCGTGGGTTCCCTCGCGAGGAAGTTCAAGGCGGAGCTTTTGAAAAAAGTTGAAAAAATGAAGGACGACCCCGAGTTACTGGCCTTAAACCGCGTCGAGTTCTTCGATGGAAAGGAGCTCAGAAAGGCAAAGCCAGAAGAAGTGAATGGAATAGGCATCATAACCTCCGGCGTCCCGTACTCCTATGTCCTTGAGAGCCTTGAAAAGCTCGGTGGTGAAGCTTACATCCTAAAGCTCGGAGTTCTTAATCCCCTTCCGGAGAAGCTCATCGGCGACTTCGTAGAGGGGCTCGATAAGGTCATCGTCGTCGAGGAGCTTTCGCCGTACATCGAGGGCTTCGTGAGGGAAATCGCCAAGGACAGGAACCCGGGGCTTGAGATCATCGGCAAGAAGAGCGGCCACTTCCTTGAGATGCTGGAGTACAACGTGCCGATAGTCATAAAGGTTCTCGCGGAGGTTCTTGGGAAAAACCTGCCATTCGACTACGAGGGACACTTCAGGAAGATGTGGGAGCTCGCCAAGTTCGCCCCGCCGAGGATGCCGACCTTCTGCGCCGGCTGTCCCCACAGGGCCACCTTCTGGACGCTCAGAAGGGCGATGGGCAGGATAGAAAACTACTACCTCGCCAACGATATCGGCTGCTATTCCATGCTGGCCCTTGAGCACATCGGCTGGACGGACTCCCTCCTGGCCATGGGCGCTTCCCTCGGCATAGCCCACGGCGTCCAGCATTCGGCCGAGGAGAGAGTTGTAGCAGTTGTCGGCGATTCAACTTTCTTCCACGCGGCTTTACCGGGCATAGTCAACGCGATCAGAAACAACTCCAAGATGACGCTGATAATCCTCGACAACGCGGTAACGGCCATGACTGGCCAGCAGGCCCACCCGGGCAGTCCGAAGAAGGTCAACCAGTACGAGAAGAGGCTCGACATAGAGGCCGTTCTGAGGGGGCTGGGCATAGAGAAGATAGTCGTCGTTGACTCATTCCAGGCGAGGAAGAACATAGGCAAGTTCAGAGAGGCTTTGAAGTACGACGGCCTCTCCGTGATAATATCCCGCGGGGAGTGTGCCCTCTACCACTTCCGCGAATACCGCCGTGCCGGGGGGAAGATAGTCCCCTACTTCGTGGACAAGGACGCCTGTGAGAGGGCCTACAACTGCATCCGCGACTTCGGATGTCCGGCAATAGTCATCGACGAGAACGATAAGAAGGCCAAGATACTCCCGGAGGTCTGCGTCGGCTGCGGCGTCTGCGCCCAGCTCTGTCCACACAACGCGATCCACTCGACGGCAGTCCTCTACGGTGGCGAAGATAAGCCGTACGTGACGGTTGAGGACTACCGCGAGCTGGAAAAGCTCATCGGGAGGGAAGGAGAATGA
- a CDS encoding ATP-binding protein, with product MISEFIDRENELKLLEEQWANLPSFVVLYGRRRTGKTRLLVEFSKGKRAFFHTFMEDTRERQIRKLREELAAFFKDELFLSLDDWYSLFRYLSLKIEEKTLIILDEFSYALKSDRTILSALQRAWDHDLSRKPVMLVLSGSLIGMMVDEVLSYSSPLHGRRTASFRLRPLTVFDSLKFFSDFRTGLELYMLIGGIPSYLIVASRYGDTKTFVEENFLKPEGFFYDEPYILLSGELRELKTYFSILSAMAHGKTRPSEIASYAGLDGRKVYPYLENLIRLGFVERELPVAKKEKRGIYRLKDPMLLTWFSIVPKNRTGIELGLVTYDDVKEDLQRVLGTRFEDVAREFLIELNKAEKLPFKFTRIGRWWHRGEEIDLVAEEGNMKKVLLVEVKWKDMRKREARGVLKDLKRKFKLMGLEGWEAYFGLMARKVEGKWGLKEEGFNVWDLDDLEVPRG from the coding sequence ATGATTAGTGAATTTATTGACCGTGAAAACGAGCTTAAGTTGCTTGAAGAGCAGTGGGCGAATCTCCCTTCGTTTGTGGTCTTATACGGGAGGCGGAGGACGGGAAAAACCAGGCTTCTGGTCGAGTTTTCAAAGGGGAAGCGGGCGTTCTTTCACACATTTATGGAGGACACGCGGGAAAGGCAGATAAGGAAACTCCGGGAGGAACTGGCCGCATTTTTCAAAGATGAGCTGTTTCTGAGCCTCGACGACTGGTATTCCCTGTTCAGGTACCTATCATTAAAAATCGAGGAAAAAACGTTGATAATCCTCGACGAGTTCAGCTACGCCCTCAAGAGTGACAGGACGATACTAAGTGCCCTGCAGAGGGCCTGGGATCACGACCTCTCAAGAAAGCCGGTTATGCTGGTTTTGTCCGGCTCGCTCATAGGCATGATGGTCGATGAAGTCCTCAGCTATTCCTCCCCCCTCCATGGCAGGAGAACCGCGAGTTTTCGGCTCAGACCCCTTACCGTCTTCGACTCCCTTAAGTTCTTCAGCGATTTCAGAACTGGCCTGGAGCTGTACATGCTCATAGGGGGTATCCCCTCTTACCTTATAGTGGCTTCCAGATACGGTGACACCAAAACGTTCGTCGAGGAGAACTTTCTGAAGCCGGAGGGTTTCTTCTACGACGAGCCATACATCCTCCTCTCAGGGGAACTCAGGGAGCTGAAGACTTACTTCTCCATACTCTCCGCGATGGCCCACGGGAAAACCAGACCCTCGGAGATAGCAAGCTACGCCGGACTGGATGGGAGAAAAGTGTATCCCTATCTGGAGAACCTCATCCGCCTCGGTTTTGTGGAAAGGGAACTGCCGGTTGCAAAAAAGGAGAAGCGCGGTATCTACAGACTAAAAGACCCGATGCTGCTCACATGGTTTTCGATAGTGCCCAAGAACAGAACGGGCATAGAGCTAGGTCTCGTGACTTACGACGACGTTAAAGAAGACCTCCAGAGGGTTTTAGGGACTCGCTTTGAAGACGTCGCGAGGGAGTTTCTGATCGAGCTGAACAAAGCTGAGAAGCTGCCTTTTAAGTTCACCCGGATAGGCCGCTGGTGGCACAGGGGCGAGGAAATCGACCTGGTGGCAGAGGAGGGTAACATGAAAAAAGTCCTTCTTGTTGAAGTAAAGTGGAAAGACATGAGAAAACGGGAAGCCCGTGGAGTTCTGAAAGATTTGAAAAGGAAATTCAAACTTATGGGCCTCGAAGGATGGGAGGCGTATTTTGGTCTCATGGCAAGGAAAGTTGAGGGAAAATGGGGTCTGAAGGAAGAGGGTTTTAACGTGTGGGACCTTGATGATCTTGAGGTTCCGCGAGGTTAA
- a CDS encoding SufD family Fe-S cluster assembly protein — protein sequence MFIEREALERLTYQKYGDSPTIKSYTKWKLFEENSPLKLPTEAEAGDVPIKGHVVLSGSDAEFSLPSGVELSEGTLGLSQPEESRILGFHFYALRKAYRLRITRDLVEPLVIVSHLSAKAFISHHISIEAENVRAPIIIYDLTKEGTKSFVVELKAKNAELEVLTVGRHKSLSHYLLRASLGGGTRVKAFTVISAGEMSHHREDYSLEGAKSELILRGMPIAIGSSVDYLTNVLQYGERSKSETRVHGFSYENGWTVHRGVAKVFESAKNSSSGVVSQITIMDEGSLGVSVPMLEVDTGEIDSAFHSSAVRQFDEDALFYLRSRGLDSDEAMSLFVHGIGEALSSHLERLRSKARSATVELVGELL from the coding sequence ATGTTCATTGAGAGGGAAGCACTCGAAAGGCTAACCTACCAGAAGTACGGCGACAGCCCAACCATAAAGAGCTACACCAAGTGGAAGCTCTTCGAGGAGAACTCGCCGCTCAAACTGCCGACAGAGGCGGAAGCAGGGGACGTTCCGATAAAGGGGCACGTCGTTTTATCTGGAAGCGATGCCGAGTTTAGCCTTCCGTCCGGTGTTGAGCTGAGCGAGGGGACTTTAGGCCTCTCCCAGCCCGAAGAGTCGAGAATCCTCGGCTTCCACTTCTACGCCCTCAGGAAAGCGTACAGGCTGAGGATTACCAGAGACCTGGTGGAACCCCTCGTCATAGTCTCCCACCTCTCAGCTAAGGCATTCATCAGCCACCACATAAGCATCGAGGCCGAGAACGTCAGGGCCCCGATAATAATCTACGATTTAACTAAAGAAGGGACTAAATCCTTCGTGGTCGAGCTCAAAGCTAAGAACGCCGAGCTTGAGGTTCTGACCGTTGGAAGGCATAAGAGCCTTTCGCACTACCTCCTCAGGGCAAGCCTCGGGGGAGGAACCAGAGTTAAGGCATTCACGGTCATAAGCGCCGGGGAAATGAGCCACCACCGCGAGGACTACTCCCTTGAAGGGGCAAAGAGTGAGCTGATACTCAGGGGCATGCCCATAGCCATTGGAAGCTCGGTGGACTACCTCACTAACGTCCTCCAGTACGGCGAAAGGAGCAAAAGCGAGACGAGGGTTCACGGCTTTTCATACGAGAACGGCTGGACGGTTCACAGGGGGGTTGCGAAGGTCTTTGAGAGCGCCAAGAACTCATCGAGCGGTGTGGTCTCCCAGATAACCATAATGGACGAGGGTTCACTCGGCGTCAGCGTGCCGATGCTTGAGGTCGACACAGGAGAAATCGACTCAGCATTCCACTCCTCAGCTGTTAGACAGTTCGACGAGGACGCCCTCTTCTACCTGAGGTCGAGGGGACTCGACAGCGACGAGGCGATGAGCCTCTTCGTCCACGGCATTGGAGAGGCATTAAGCAGTCACCTCGAAAGGCTGAGGAGCAAGGCCAGAAGCGCCACCGTGGAGCTCGTTGGGGAGCTCCTATGA
- the sufB gene encoding Fe-S cluster assembly protein SufB → MGQQSRLEEILKAGSLEEILGTAVPYPKEIELKGELTRDMIEELSRIKNEPEWMLRHRLKALELFQKLPMPKWVVGVEELDLENLTLYSKPEIGNEVKDWDDLPENIRRTFERLNIPEIEKKFLSGLTAVFDSESVYSNLKAEFEKMGIIMLPMEEAVQKYPDIVKKYFGRVFPAGEHKFSALHHALWSGGVFVYVPKGVRIPFPVEAFFVIGSALEGQFEHTLLVADEGSYIHFIEGCSAPMYKGFSFHDGMVEIYAHKNATVKFTTIQNWSRNVINFNNKRAIIEENAYVEWIEGSIGSQITYTYPSSVLKGEGARTAQYVVSLSNGPYLKDTGAKTWHLAPNTSSKIVSKSISANGGINIYRGLVRILKGAKNSTATVSCDSLILDEESKAYTYPHNQSDEPTASIIHEATTGKLGEDKLFYMNSRGISEEEAKSLIVLGFISEILEGLPFEYVEVLKKVIELEFSEVGGVG, encoded by the coding sequence ATGGGACAGCAGTCAAGGCTTGAGGAGATACTCAAAGCTGGATCACTTGAGGAGATACTCGGGACGGCGGTACCATACCCCAAGGAGATAGAGCTCAAAGGAGAACTGACAAGGGACATGATCGAGGAGCTTTCGAGGATAAAGAACGAGCCGGAGTGGATGCTCAGGCACCGCCTGAAGGCCCTTGAGCTGTTCCAGAAGCTCCCGATGCCCAAGTGGGTCGTCGGTGTTGAGGAGCTCGACCTTGAGAACCTCACCCTTTACTCCAAGCCAGAGATAGGCAACGAAGTTAAAGACTGGGACGATCTGCCCGAGAACATCAGGAGAACCTTCGAGCGCTTAAATATACCCGAGATAGAGAAAAAGTTCCTCTCCGGCTTGACGGCGGTCTTCGACAGCGAGAGCGTTTACTCCAACTTAAAGGCCGAGTTCGAGAAGATGGGGATCATCATGCTCCCCATGGAGGAGGCTGTTCAGAAGTACCCCGACATTGTGAAGAAGTACTTCGGCAGGGTATTTCCGGCCGGAGAGCACAAGTTTTCGGCCTTACACCACGCCCTCTGGAGCGGTGGGGTCTTCGTTTACGTGCCGAAGGGTGTCAGAATCCCCTTCCCGGTCGAGGCTTTCTTCGTTATAGGCTCCGCATTGGAGGGGCAGTTCGAGCACACGCTTTTGGTCGCGGACGAGGGGAGCTACATACACTTCATTGAAGGCTGTTCGGCGCCGATGTACAAGGGCTTCTCCTTCCACGACGGCATGGTCGAGATTTACGCCCACAAAAACGCCACCGTCAAGTTCACCACGATACAGAACTGGAGCAGGAACGTCATCAACTTCAACAACAAGAGGGCAATAATAGAGGAAAACGCCTACGTCGAGTGGATTGAGGGCAGCATCGGCAGCCAGATAACCTACACCTACCCGTCAAGCGTCCTTAAGGGCGAGGGGGCGAGGACGGCTCAGTACGTAGTCTCGCTGAGCAACGGGCCCTACCTCAAGGACACCGGCGCCAAAACCTGGCATCTCGCTCCAAACACAAGCTCAAAGATAGTCTCCAAGAGCATAAGCGCCAACGGCGGCATAAACATATACCGCGGGCTGGTGAGGATCCTCAAGGGCGCGAAGAACTCCACCGCGACGGTCTCGTGTGACTCGCTAATCCTCGACGAGGAGAGCAAGGCGTATACCTATCCGCACAACCAGAGCGACGAGCCCACAGCGAGCATAATCCACGAGGCAACGACCGGGAAGCTCGGCGAGGACAAGCTCTTCTACATGAACTCGCGCGGTATAAGCGAGGAAGAGGCCAAGAGCCTCATAGTTCTCGGCTTCATCAGCGAAATCCTTGAGGGACTGCCCTTCGAGTACGTCGAGGTTCTCAAGAAGGTCATAGAGCTTGAGTTCAGCGAGGTCGGGGGTGTTGGCTGA
- the sufC gene encoding Fe-S cluster assembly ATPase SufC — protein sequence MLKVENLHVKVADKEILKGVDFELASGELHVVMGPNGSGKSTLALTIAGHPRYRVTDGRILFGGEDITGEKPEERARKGIFLSFQHPVEVEGVKVINFLQRTLKNLQGIDEVEAYDMIFKAVEDLGFDSSILSRELNVGFSGGERKKLEMLQAYLVRPKLLILDEPDSGVDVDSLKVIAGVIAKLHSEGTAILLITHYGRILEYLNPQRVHVLKEGKLVVSGGMELVKLIEEKGFAAVEENGTAVKA from the coding sequence ATGCTGAAAGTGGAAAATCTCCATGTTAAGGTTGCCGATAAGGAAATCCTGAAGGGAGTGGACTTTGAACTCGCATCGGGCGAGCTCCACGTCGTCATGGGGCCGAACGGCAGCGGAAAGTCCACGTTGGCTTTGACAATAGCAGGACACCCGAGGTACAGGGTTACGGACGGGAGAATACTGTTTGGAGGGGAGGACATAACCGGAGAAAAGCCCGAGGAGAGGGCCAGGAAGGGCATCTTCCTCAGCTTCCAGCACCCGGTTGAGGTGGAAGGGGTAAAGGTCATCAACTTCCTCCAGAGGACTCTGAAGAACCTGCAGGGGATAGACGAGGTCGAGGCCTACGACATGATATTCAAGGCCGTTGAGGATCTCGGCTTTGACAGTTCGATTCTCTCCAGGGAGCTCAACGTAGGCTTTTCAGGCGGTGAGAGGAAAAAGCTGGAGATGCTCCAAGCATATCTCGTGAGGCCCAAGCTTCTCATCCTCGACGAGCCGGACAGCGGAGTTGATGTGGATTCCCTCAAGGTCATCGCAGGGGTTATAGCCAAGCTGCACAGCGAGGGGACGGCGATACTCCTAATCACCCACTACGGAAGGATTCTGGAGTACCTGAACCCCCAGAGGGTGCACGTGCTGAAGGAGGGTAAACTCGTCGTCTCCGGCGGGATGGAGCTTGTAAAGCTCATAGAGGAGAAGGGCTTCGCGGCGGTGGAGGAAAATGGGACAGCAGTCAAGGCTTGA
- a CDS encoding ferritin, with product MLSERMLKALNEQLNRELYSAYLYFSMAAYFEDMNLEGFANWMKAQAEEELGHVLRFYNYIYDRNGRVELKAVQEPPKEWDSPLAAFEAAYEHEQFITRHIHELAALAEEEKDYSTRAFLEWFINEQVEEEANVKKIVDKLKFAKDSPQVIFMLDQELGQRQPQLPGLLLQAGG from the coding sequence ATGCTGAGCGAGAGGATGCTGAAGGCCCTCAACGAACAGCTGAACAGGGAGCTTTATTCGGCCTACCTGTACTTTTCGATGGCGGCCTACTTCGAGGACATGAACCTGGAGGGATTTGCGAACTGGATGAAGGCACAAGCTGAAGAGGAGCTTGGCCATGTTCTGAGGTTCTACAACTACATCTACGACAGGAACGGCAGGGTCGAGCTCAAGGCCGTCCAGGAACCGCCCAAGGAGTGGGACTCACCGCTTGCTGCCTTTGAGGCCGCCTACGAGCATGAGCAGTTCATAACCAGACACATACACGAGTTAGCGGCTTTAGCCGAGGAGGAGAAGGACTACTCAACGAGGGCGTTCCTTGAGTGGTTCATCAACGAGCAGGTCGAGGAGGAGGCAAACGTCAAGAAGATAGTGGACAAGCTCAAGTTCGCCAAGGACAGCCCGCAGGTCATATTCATGCTCGATCAGGAGCTCGGCCAGAGGCAGCCCCAGCTTCCGGGACTTCTCCTCCAGGCAGGAGGTTGA
- the thiI gene encoding tRNA uracil 4-sulfurtransferase ThiI: MIIVRYGEIGVKGGKRREFERKLRDNILAALRRRGVDGKARIIRGRILVDAPDETAQIIAKVPGVVSVSPAKEMEYEEVPAYLREALKGLSPKSFKVETQRLDKTFLKTSVEINREIGAFIVENFGWKVDLKNPELVVGIEIIAGKAYVFLEKLRGVGGLPVGTQGKVVVLLSGGIDSPVAAFLMLKRGAEVIAVHFDQGLNARNVVEKVVDILEDYSPEPIELIVENHFEILKPYVRALIRARKGEWTCVVCKVAMLRRAAEIARERGALGIVTGDSLGQVASQTLSNLYFETMSVRFPVHRPLLGMDKEEIVAIARRIGTYQAFLEYPYCDCPFRPERVVTGGKLEEFQRVLEVLEREGLV, from the coding sequence GTGATAATCGTGCGCTACGGCGAGATAGGGGTCAAGGGCGGCAAAAGGAGGGAGTTCGAGAGAAAACTAAGGGACAACATACTCGCCGCTCTGAGGAGGAGGGGGGTAGACGGGAAGGCGAGGATAATCAGGGGGCGTATACTGGTCGATGCCCCCGACGAAACGGCCCAAATAATCGCCAAAGTCCCCGGCGTCGTCTCTGTGTCCCCTGCGAAGGAGATGGAGTACGAAGAGGTTCCCGCCTACCTGAGGGAGGCTCTAAAGGGACTGAGTCCAAAAAGCTTCAAGGTCGAAACCCAGAGGCTCGACAAGACCTTCCTAAAGACCTCCGTGGAGATAAACCGCGAGATCGGGGCATTTATCGTCGAGAACTTCGGCTGGAAGGTCGACCTCAAAAACCCCGAGCTGGTCGTTGGGATAGAGATAATAGCCGGGAAGGCATACGTGTTCCTCGAAAAGCTCAGGGGCGTTGGCGGCCTGCCGGTTGGCACGCAGGGAAAGGTCGTCGTCCTGCTCAGCGGCGGCATTGACTCACCCGTTGCCGCTTTCCTCATGCTCAAGAGGGGTGCAGAGGTCATCGCGGTGCACTTTGACCAGGGGCTGAACGCGAGAAACGTCGTCGAGAAGGTCGTCGACATACTTGAGGACTACTCCCCCGAGCCGATAGAGCTCATAGTCGAGAACCACTTCGAGATACTGAAGCCCTACGTCAGGGCCCTCATCAGGGCGAGAAAGGGGGAGTGGACGTGTGTCGTCTGCAAGGTGGCAATGCTGAGGCGCGCCGCTGAGATAGCGAGGGAAAGGGGCGCCCTCGGCATAGTGACCGGTGACAGCCTCGGACAGGTTGCCAGTCAAACCCTCTCGAACCTGTATTTTGAGACGATGAGCGTCCGCTTCCCGGTTCACAGGCCCCTCCTCGGCATGGACAAGGAGGAGATAGTGGCGATAGCCAGGAGGATCGGGACATACCAGGCTTTCCTTGAGTACCCCTACTGCGACTGCCCCTTCCGGCCGGAGAGGGTCGTTACGGGCGGAAAGCTTGAGGAGTTTCAGCGCGTGCTTGAGGTGCTGGAGCGGGAGGGGCTGGTATGA